A region of Streptomyces sp. NBC_00654 DNA encodes the following proteins:
- a CDS encoding fumarylacetoacetate hydrolase family protein, which yields MKLLRVGTAGAERPALLDRDGTLRDLSGIIPDIDGDLLADDAALARVREAAAAPGELPALDAEGLRVGPPLGRIGKIVCIGLNYHDHATETGAEIPAEPILFFKAPDTVVGPEDTVLVPRGSRKTDWEVELAVVIGRTARYLDSAEEALGHVAGYATAHDVSEREFQIERGGTWDKGKNCETFNPLGPWLVTADEIPDPQALPLRLWVNGELKQNGTTADQIFPVGEVVRYLSHFMTLYPGDVINTGTPAGVALGQPEPKPYLKAGDVVELEIEGLGRQRQELKDA from the coding sequence TTGAAGCTGCTTCGAGTCGGTACGGCGGGTGCGGAACGACCCGCGCTTCTTGACCGCGACGGGACCCTGCGCGACCTTTCGGGGATCATTCCGGACATCGACGGCGATCTGCTCGCCGACGACGCGGCGCTCGCCCGGGTCCGGGAGGCCGCCGCCGCGCCCGGTGAGCTGCCCGCGCTGGACGCGGAAGGGCTGCGGGTCGGTCCGCCGCTCGGCCGGATCGGCAAGATCGTGTGCATCGGGCTGAACTACCACGACCACGCCACCGAGACCGGCGCGGAGATCCCGGCCGAGCCGATCCTGTTCTTCAAGGCACCGGACACCGTCGTCGGACCCGAGGACACCGTGCTGGTGCCGCGCGGCAGCCGCAAGACGGACTGGGAGGTCGAGCTCGCCGTGGTCATCGGGCGCACCGCCCGCTACCTGGACTCCGCCGAGGAGGCGCTCGGGCATGTCGCGGGCTACGCCACGGCGCACGATGTCTCCGAGCGGGAGTTCCAGATCGAGCGCGGCGGCACCTGGGACAAGGGCAAGAACTGCGAGACGTTCAACCCGCTGGGCCCCTGGCTGGTGACGGCCGACGAGATCCCCGACCCGCAGGCGCTGCCGCTGCGGCTCTGGGTCAACGGCGAGCTGAAGCAGAACGGCACCACCGCCGACCAGATCTTCCCGGTCGGCGAAGTGGTCCGCTATCTCAGCCACTTCATGACGCTGTACCCGGGTGACGTGATCAACACCGGTACGCCGGCCGGGGTCGCCCTGGGGCAGCCCGAGCCGAAGCCGTACCTGAAGGCGGGCGATGTCGTCGAGCTGGAGATCGAGGGGCTGGGGCGGCAGCGCCAGGAGCTGAAGGACGCCTGA
- a CDS encoding YidC/Oxa1 family membrane protein insertase, which produces MSAFMSAFASLVGSLADLLQPLFQGASAAAAIVLFTALVRLAVHPLSRAAARGQKARTKLQPQIAELRKKHGKNPERMQKALMELHAKEKVSPLSGCLPSLLQMPAFFLLYHLFSSRNIGGEPNELLGHQLLGAPLGERWHDALSDGGAFGASGLVYLGLFAIVAAVATFNYGRTKRQMAANPMTPATGPDGQPVPGMGAMTKLMPLMSFATLFTVAVVPLAAALYVVTSTTWTAVERAWLYRDLPAAGAAMAPTM; this is translated from the coding sequence ATGTCCGCTTTCATGTCCGCCTTCGCGAGCCTGGTCGGCTCGCTCGCCGATCTGCTCCAGCCGCTCTTCCAGGGCGCGTCCGCGGCCGCCGCGATCGTCCTGTTCACCGCCCTCGTACGGCTGGCCGTGCACCCGCTGTCGCGGGCCGCGGCACGCGGGCAGAAGGCCAGGACCAAGCTCCAGCCGCAGATCGCCGAACTGCGCAAGAAGCACGGCAAGAACCCCGAGCGGATGCAGAAGGCCCTCATGGAGCTGCACGCCAAGGAGAAGGTCTCGCCGCTCTCCGGCTGCCTGCCGAGCCTGCTCCAGATGCCCGCGTTCTTCCTGCTGTACCACCTGTTCTCCAGCCGGAACATCGGCGGTGAGCCCAACGAACTGCTCGGCCACCAGCTCCTGGGGGCGCCGCTCGGCGAACGCTGGCACGACGCGCTCTCGGACGGCGGGGCCTTCGGCGCGTCCGGCCTGGTCTACCTGGGGCTCTTCGCGATCGTCGCGGCCGTCGCCACCTTCAACTACGGGCGGACGAAGCGCCAGATGGCCGCCAACCCCATGACGCCCGCCACCGGCCCCGACGGACAGCCGGTGCCCGGCATGGGGGCGATGACCAAGCTGATGCCGCTGATGTCCTTCGCGACGCTGTTCACCGTCGCGGTCGTCCCGCTCGCCGCCGCCCTGTACGTGGTCACGAGCACCACCTGGACCGCCGTCGAGAGGGCCTGGCTCTACCGCGACCTGCCGGCCGCCGGTGCCGCCATGGCCCCCACGATGTAG
- a CDS encoding Gfo/Idh/MocA family oxidoreductase codes for MTANAPLRVALVGYGLAGSVFHAPLIAATEGLALDTVVTSNEERQAQARAEFPGVRFAASPDELWGRADELDLIVIATPNRTHVPLATAALEAGLPVVVDKPLAGTAAEARELAALAKERGLLLSVFQNRRWDNDFRTLARLIGDGALGEVRRFESRFERWRPHPKGGWRESGDPDEIGGLLYDLGSHVVDQALFLFGPAVQVYAESDVRRPGAAADDDTFLAITHANGVRSHLYVSATAAQLGPRFRVLGSTAGYVKYGLDPQEAALRAGQRPAAGEPWGEEPEALWGRLGSGESPLTGGGDPVRTLPGDYPAYYAAVAAAVRGTGPNPVTAPQAAAALDVLEAARRSAREGVSVTLLPHHDENAFTDEELSA; via the coding sequence ATGACTGCCAACGCTCCCCTTCGCGTCGCCCTTGTCGGCTACGGTCTGGCCGGCTCCGTCTTCCACGCCCCCCTGATCGCCGCGACGGAGGGCCTGGCCCTCGACACGGTCGTGACATCGAACGAGGAGCGGCAGGCGCAGGCCCGCGCCGAGTTCCCCGGGGTGCGGTTCGCCGCCTCGCCCGATGAGCTCTGGGGGCGTGCGGACGAACTGGACCTCATCGTGATCGCCACTCCGAACAGGACGCATGTGCCGCTCGCGACGGCCGCGCTCGAAGCGGGTCTGCCGGTGGTCGTGGACAAGCCGCTGGCCGGCACCGCCGCCGAGGCCCGGGAGCTGGCTGCGCTGGCGAAGGAGCGGGGGCTGCTGCTCTCGGTCTTCCAGAACCGCCGCTGGGACAACGACTTCCGTACGCTCGCCCGGCTGATCGGCGACGGCGCGCTGGGTGAGGTGCGGCGCTTCGAGTCCCGCTTCGAACGCTGGCGTCCGCACCCCAAGGGCGGCTGGCGCGAGTCCGGTGACCCGGACGAGATCGGCGGTCTGCTGTACGACCTGGGCAGCCATGTCGTGGACCAGGCGCTCTTCCTGTTCGGCCCGGCCGTGCAGGTGTACGCGGAGTCCGATGTACGCCGTCCGGGTGCCGCCGCCGACGACGACACGTTCCTGGCGATCACCCACGCCAACGGGGTCCGCTCGCATCTGTACGTCAGCGCCACCGCGGCCCAGCTCGGCCCGCGTTTCCGGGTGCTCGGCTCGACGGCCGGCTATGTGAAGTACGGGCTGGACCCGCAGGAGGCCGCCCTGCGCGCGGGCCAGCGTCCGGCCGCCGGCGAGCCCTGGGGCGAGGAGCCCGAGGCGCTGTGGGGCCGCCTGGGCTCGGGCGAGTCCCCGCTGACGGGCGGCGGCGACCCGGTCCGTACGCTGCCGGGCGACTACCCCGCGTACTACGCCGCCGTGGCCGCCGCCGTGCGCGGCACGGGCCCGAACCCGGTGACCGCCCCGCAGGCCGCCGCCGCGCTGGACGTCCTGGAGGCCGCCCGCCGTTCGGCCCGCGAGGGCGTCTCCGTCACCCTGCTGCCGCACCACGACGAGAACGCGTTCACCGACGAGGAGCTGTCCGCATGA
- a CDS encoding phosphonatase-like hydrolase — MNSTDNPNPNPNPTLNLIVLDMAGTTVADDGLVEQAFSAAAGTLGVEPGSADHAEKLDYVRATMGESKISVFRHLFGDEDRAQRANVAFEEAYGRLVDGGRVAPVPGAREAIERLQAEGRTVVLSTGFARTTQDAILAALGWQDLVALTLCPADAGGRGRPYPDMVLAAFLRTGAVDDVAHLVVAGDTSYDMLSGVRSGAGIVAGVLTGAHDQDQLSRHGATHVLGSVAGLPDLIARAEA; from the coding sequence ATGAACAGCACCGACAACCCGAACCCGAACCCGAACCCGACCTTGAATCTGATCGTCCTCGACATGGCCGGTACCACCGTCGCCGACGACGGCCTCGTCGAACAGGCCTTCTCCGCCGCCGCCGGAACCCTCGGCGTCGAACCCGGCTCGGCCGACCACGCGGAGAAGCTCGACTACGTCCGCGCCACCATGGGCGAGTCCAAGATCTCCGTCTTCCGCCACCTCTTCGGGGACGAGGACCGGGCCCAGCGGGCCAACGTCGCCTTCGAGGAGGCGTACGGGCGACTCGTCGACGGCGGTCGCGTCGCCCCGGTCCCCGGCGCCCGCGAAGCCATCGAGCGGCTCCAGGCCGAGGGCCGGACCGTCGTCCTGTCCACCGGCTTCGCCCGCACCACCCAGGACGCGATCCTCGCCGCCCTCGGCTGGCAGGACCTGGTCGCGCTGACCCTCTGCCCCGCCGACGCCGGAGGCCGCGGCCGCCCCTACCCGGACATGGTCCTCGCCGCCTTCCTGCGCACCGGCGCGGTGGACGACGTGGCGCACCTCGTCGTCGCGGGGGACACCTCGTACGACATGCTCAGCGGCGTCCGCTCCGGCGCCGGGATCGTCGCGGGCGTCCTCACCGGCGCCCACGACCAGGACCAACTGTCCCGTCACGGGGCCACCCATGTCCTCGGTTCGGTCGCCGGGCTGCCCGACCTGATCGCGCGGGCCGAGGCATGA
- a CDS encoding heme-degrading domain-containing protein, translating into MSTGAPTISELIAQERSLRLPHFGYDDAYALGALLVALARERHAPVAIDIRRGAQQLFHAALPGSSADNDAWIDRKRRVVERYGESSYLVGTRFRAKGTTFEESSRLDPDVYAAHGGSFPIAVEGAGVIGTVTVSGLPQAEDHALVTEALDRFVSSLGA; encoded by the coding sequence ATGAGCACCGGTGCTCCGACCATTTCCGAGCTCATCGCCCAGGAGCGGAGCCTGCGGCTGCCGCACTTCGGCTACGACGACGCGTACGCCCTCGGCGCTCTCCTGGTGGCGCTGGCCCGCGAGCGGCACGCCCCGGTCGCGATCGACATCCGGCGCGGCGCCCAGCAGCTCTTCCATGCCGCGCTGCCCGGATCCAGCGCGGACAACGACGCGTGGATCGACCGCAAGCGCCGGGTCGTGGAGCGGTACGGCGAGAGCTCGTACCTGGTCGGCACCCGGTTCCGGGCGAAGGGGACGACGTTCGAGGAGTCCTCGCGGCTGGACCCGGACGTCTATGCCGCGCACGGCGGTTCGTTCCCGATCGCGGTCGAGGGCGCGGGGGTGATCGGCACGGTCACGGTCTCCGGCCTGCCGCAGGCCGAGGACCACGCGCTGGTCACCGAGGCGCTGGACCGGTTCGTCTCGTCGCTGGGCGCCTGA
- a CDS encoding TIGR03364 family FAD-dependent oxidoreductase, with the protein MRVIVVGAGVVGTMHAWHAVNRGHEVVQIERESEARGASLRNFGQIWVSGRAGGEELDTALRARELWEGIGERVPGLGFRACGSLTPLRNELETAVAEAAVARPDAAARGYQLLTADEARAANPALRGTFTGALWCGRDAAVEPRTAQLALKEALLASGRYTFLGGREVREVVGTASVRDDHGDVHTGDAVILATGAWLGGLVRELAGPALPVRRVRLQMMQTDPLGETLTTSVADADSFRYYPAYRSGALDALNAGQPQDPTAAEHRMQLLMVQRRDGGLTIGDTHEYEHPFAFDTVEEPYEHLTRVVESFLGRPLPRVRHRWAGVYAQCTDTSRVVHRQQVRDGVWLVTGPGGRGMTCSPAIAETTADELGW; encoded by the coding sequence GTGAGAGTCATCGTCGTAGGAGCCGGCGTGGTGGGAACCATGCACGCCTGGCACGCAGTGAACCGCGGCCACGAGGTCGTACAGATCGAGCGCGAAAGCGAGGCGCGCGGGGCATCGCTCCGCAATTTCGGACAGATATGGGTCAGCGGCCGGGCCGGTGGCGAGGAGCTGGATACCGCGCTGCGCGCCCGGGAGCTGTGGGAGGGCATCGGGGAGCGGGTTCCCGGCCTGGGCTTCCGGGCCTGCGGATCGCTCACCCCCCTCCGTAACGAGCTGGAGACCGCGGTCGCCGAGGCGGCCGTCGCCCGGCCCGACGCGGCGGCCCGCGGCTACCAGCTGCTCACCGCCGACGAGGCCCGCGCGGCCAACCCCGCCCTGCGCGGCACCTTCACCGGAGCCCTGTGGTGCGGGCGGGACGCGGCCGTCGAGCCGCGCACCGCCCAACTGGCCCTGAAGGAAGCGTTGCTGGCCTCCGGCCGGTACACCTTCCTCGGCGGCCGCGAGGTCCGGGAGGTGGTCGGCACCGCCTCCGTGCGCGACGACCACGGCGACGTCCACACCGGTGACGCCGTCATTCTGGCCACCGGCGCCTGGCTCGGCGGCCTCGTCCGCGAGCTGGCCGGTCCGGCTCTCCCCGTGCGCCGCGTCCGCCTCCAGATGATGCAGACCGACCCGCTCGGCGAGACGCTCACCACCTCCGTGGCCGACGCCGACAGCTTCCGCTACTACCCGGCGTACCGGAGCGGGGCCCTGGACGCGCTGAACGCCGGGCAGCCCCAGGACCCGACCGCCGCCGAACACCGGATGCAGCTGCTGATGGTGCAGCGCCGCGACGGCGGACTGACCATCGGCGACACCCACGAGTACGAGCACCCCTTCGCCTTCGACACGGTCGAGGAGCCCTACGAACACCTCACCCGGGTCGTGGAGTCCTTCCTCGGCCGCCCGCTGCCGCGCGTCCGGCACCGCTGGGCCGGGGTCTACGCCCAGTGCACCGACACCAGCCGTGTCGTCCACCGCCAGCAGGTGCGCGACGGCGTCTGGCTGGTCACCGGGCCCGGCGGACGGGGCATGACCTGCTCGCCCGCCATCGCCGAAACGACCGCCGACGAACTGGGCTGGTGA
- a CDS encoding DUF6412 domain-containing protein, translated as MRDTNRLHGAFPRLLRPIGLLVLFLTEVLLAEGGSLSAAVALAATAAAGSALLACSVISARCAAPVPRTRVRTAIRDREKRTAFLPQRDPDARGRTRPRAPGRALLTAAA; from the coding sequence ATGCGGGACACGAACCGTCTGCACGGCGCCTTCCCGCGGCTGCTCCGGCCCATCGGCCTGCTGGTCCTCTTCCTCACCGAGGTGCTCCTCGCCGAAGGCGGCAGCCTCTCCGCCGCCGTCGCGCTCGCCGCCACCGCCGCCGCGGGCTCCGCACTCCTCGCGTGCTCCGTCATCAGCGCCCGTTGCGCCGCTCCGGTGCCCCGCACCCGGGTCCGTACCGCCATCAGGGACCGGGAGAAACGCACCGCGTTCCTGCCCCAGCGGGACCCCGACGCCAGGGGCCGCACCAGGCCCCGAGCTCCCGGCCGCGCCCTCCTGACGGCCGCCGCGTAG
- a CDS encoding sodium:solute symporter, whose product MNAAVATSVFAVFMVATVALGLLAMRGRGGGTGGLAEWSVGGRSLGPVFIWVLMAGEGYTSFSYLGAAGWGYNYGAPVLYVVAYMSCGYAIGYVVGPMLWAYARRHGLVGITDMVAHRFGRPWLGAVVAVLATVFLLPYIQLQITGMGVVVSTISYGAISLNWAYFVAFAVTTGFVVVSGLRGSAWVSVLKDVLVIATLGFLALYVPMHYFDGYGPFLDRLVTEKSEWLTFPGHGDSGLGQAWFISTSFLNSLTVVIFPTTVAGYLGARNADALRRNAMYLPAYNILLFVPMLLGMAALFVVPGLVGAESNLALFKLVVDSLPAWAVGIIGVAAALSSIVPMAVFMLVIGTMWGRSVLSLVPRWEQRQKGAAQVVVVVAGGLALLLTYTAPNTLVRLSLISYEGMAQLLPMVLLALVWRRLTLAGAFSGLAVGVAVVCVLVFTGNDPVWGVNAGLVALAANLAVALAVTFAGPRDRDERPDDDVLAKDELEPPAARTVRA is encoded by the coding sequence GTGAACGCCGCCGTGGCGACCTCCGTCTTCGCCGTCTTCATGGTCGCGACCGTCGCCCTCGGCCTGCTCGCGATGCGCGGGCGCGGCGGCGGCACGGGCGGCCTCGCCGAATGGTCGGTCGGCGGCCGGAGCCTGGGGCCCGTCTTCATCTGGGTGCTGATGGCCGGTGAGGGCTACACCAGCTTCAGCTACCTGGGCGCCGCGGGCTGGGGCTACAACTACGGGGCACCCGTCCTGTACGTCGTCGCGTACATGTCCTGCGGATACGCCATCGGCTATGTCGTCGGCCCGATGCTGTGGGCGTACGCGCGCCGGCACGGTCTGGTCGGGATCACCGACATGGTGGCGCACCGCTTCGGGCGGCCGTGGCTCGGCGCGGTGGTCGCGGTGCTGGCGACCGTGTTCCTGCTGCCGTACATCCAGCTCCAGATCACCGGCATGGGCGTCGTCGTCTCGACCATCTCCTACGGTGCGATCAGCCTGAACTGGGCGTACTTCGTCGCCTTCGCCGTCACCACCGGCTTCGTCGTGGTCAGCGGACTGCGCGGCAGCGCGTGGGTGTCCGTGCTGAAGGACGTCCTCGTCATCGCCACCCTGGGCTTCCTCGCCCTCTACGTCCCCATGCACTACTTCGACGGGTACGGGCCCTTCCTCGACCGGCTCGTCACCGAGAAGAGCGAGTGGCTGACCTTCCCCGGCCACGGCGACAGCGGACTCGGACAGGCGTGGTTCATCAGCACGTCGTTCCTGAACTCGCTGACCGTGGTCATCTTCCCGACCACCGTCGCCGGGTACCTCGGGGCGCGGAACGCGGACGCCCTGCGCCGCAACGCGATGTATCTGCCCGCGTACAACATCCTGCTGTTCGTGCCGATGCTGCTCGGCATGGCCGCGCTGTTCGTGGTGCCGGGACTGGTCGGCGCGGAGTCGAACCTCGCCCTGTTCAAGCTGGTCGTGGACTCGCTGCCCGCCTGGGCTGTCGGGATCATCGGGGTCGCCGCCGCACTGTCCTCGATCGTTCCCATGGCCGTCTTCATGCTGGTCATCGGCACGATGTGGGGGCGCAGCGTGCTCTCGCTCGTGCCGCGCTGGGAGCAGCGGCAGAAGGGGGCCGCGCAGGTGGTCGTGGTGGTGGCGGGCGGCCTCGCGCTGCTGCTCACGTACACCGCGCCGAACACCCTCGTACGGCTCTCCCTCATCTCGTACGAGGGGATGGCGCAGCTGCTGCCCATGGTGCTGCTGGCGCTGGTGTGGCGGAGGCTGACCCTTGCCGGGGCGTTCAGCGGGCTGGCCGTCGGGGTGGCCGTGGTCTGTGTGCTCGTCTTCACGGGGAACGATCCGGTGTGGGGGGTGAACGCCGGGCTGGTCGCGCTCGCCGCGAACCTGGCCGTCGCGCTGGCCGTGACGTTCGCGGGACCGCGCGACCGGGACGAGCGGCCCGATGACGACGTGCTGGCGAAGGACGAGCTGGAGCCACCGGCGGCCCGTACGGTCCGGGCCTGA
- a CDS encoding ROK family transcriptional regulator, giving the protein MVNRSDTRNDTRNGAGANLPTLRHHNAALVLDLLRAAGAAGISRLELAERTGLTPQAVSKITARLRAEGLAAGAGRGAPTGGKPRTLLRLVPEAGYAVGLHLDRDELTAVLVDLAGTAVVARTAPLDLGAPADEVLMGAVEAVRGVGAAGPERRVLGVGVAMPGPLDHREGVLHRVTGFPQWDGYPLRDVLARRTGLPVVLDKDTNAAALGLALGAPDAGDFAYLHLGTGLGAGLVLGGEVHRGARTGAGEFGHQTLLLDGPVCGCGGRGCVEALCLAAEARGDRAEAARVLGTGAANLVGLLDIDRVVLGGRTVAADEDAYVRGVRAVIEERARRDGTGRPVPVTVAGGGDRPVAEGAAQLVLAPLFGRVGSVGDFAGPGPDPGPVPGPRPLGGTVTRGGRAAGRDTEPMGVGSWE; this is encoded by the coding sequence GTGGTGAACAGGAGCGATACGAGGAACGACACCAGGAACGGAGCCGGGGCCAACCTTCCGACGCTGCGCCACCACAACGCCGCGCTCGTGCTGGACCTGCTGCGGGCGGCGGGCGCGGCGGGTATCAGCCGCCTCGAACTCGCCGAGCGCACCGGGCTCACCCCGCAGGCCGTCAGCAAGATCACCGCCCGGCTCCGGGCGGAGGGCCTGGCCGCCGGGGCGGGCCGCGGCGCCCCCACGGGCGGGAAGCCCCGCACCCTGCTGCGGCTCGTCCCGGAGGCGGGATACGCGGTCGGGCTGCACCTGGACCGCGACGAGCTGACCGCCGTCCTGGTCGACCTCGCCGGTACGGCCGTCGTGGCCCGGACGGCGCCGCTGGACCTCGGAGCCCCGGCCGACGAAGTGCTCATGGGCGCGGTCGAAGCGGTACGGGGGGTGGGCGCCGCCGGCCCGGAGCGGCGGGTGCTCGGGGTGGGCGTGGCCATGCCCGGCCCCCTGGACCACCGCGAGGGAGTGCTGCACCGCGTCACGGGCTTCCCGCAGTGGGACGGGTACCCGCTGCGGGACGTCCTCGCCCGGCGCACCGGGCTGCCCGTGGTCCTCGACAAGGACACCAACGCCGCCGCCCTGGGACTCGCGCTGGGAGCGCCGGACGCGGGTGACTTCGCCTACCTGCACCTGGGGACCGGGCTGGGCGCGGGGCTCGTCCTCGGCGGTGAGGTGCACCGGGGGGCGCGCACGGGGGCCGGGGAGTTCGGGCACCAGACCCTCCTGCTCGACGGGCCCGTGTGCGGCTGCGGCGGGCGCGGCTGCGTCGAGGCGCTGTGCCTGGCCGCAGAGGCCCGGGGTGACCGGGCGGAGGCCGCGCGGGTGCTGGGGACCGGGGCCGCCAATCTGGTCGGGCTGCTCGACATCGACCGGGTGGTGCTGGGCGGGCGCACGGTGGCCGCCGACGAGGACGCGTACGTACGCGGGGTGCGCGCCGTGATCGAGGAGCGCGCCCGGCGGGACGGGACCGGGCGGCCCGTACCCGTCACCGTCGCCGGGGGAGGCGACCGGCCGGTCGCGGAGGGCGCCGCCCAACTGGTGCTCGCGCCGCTGTTCGGACGGGTGGGCAGCGTGGGGGACTTCGCGGGGCCGGGTCCGGACCCGGGGCCGGTTCCCGGTCCGCGGCCCCTGGGTGGCACGGTGACGCGGGGCGGCCGGGCCGCCGGACGGGACACCGAGCCTATGGGGGTGGGGTCGTGGGAGTGA
- a CDS encoding ABC transporter ATP-binding protein, with protein sequence MTGGADAVRGGIRFDRVSVAYGGNVVLDQLDLTVEAGEVMALLGPSGSGKTTALRAVAGFVRPASGRICLGDRDVTGLPPHKRGIGMVVQQYALFPHMRVQDNVAFGLKARKVAKSEIPERVAEALELVGMAAYAKRYPRELSGGQQQRVAIARALAIRPGVLLLDEPLSALDAQLRSGMLAELARLHRELPDVSILYVTHDQVEALTLADRIAVMDRARLQDCGTPQDLYRRPRTEFTASFVGNANLLPVTVADAAGHVDFAGHRLSVPTGQVAGGVTATLCVRPHLVGLGDGPNALTGAITEVQWRGSTHRLYVDIDGHRVKADLRELRETPALGDRVTLHFAAEDAVLLPVGAAGAADV encoded by the coding sequence ATGACGGGCGGGGCGGACGCCGTGCGCGGCGGCATCAGGTTCGACCGGGTCAGCGTCGCGTACGGCGGCAACGTCGTCCTCGACCAGCTCGACCTGACCGTGGAAGCCGGCGAGGTCATGGCGCTGCTGGGGCCCTCCGGCTCCGGGAAGACCACCGCCCTGCGGGCCGTCGCCGGATTCGTCCGGCCGGCCTCCGGGCGGATCTGCCTCGGCGACCGCGACGTCACCGGACTGCCCCCGCACAAGCGGGGCATCGGGATGGTCGTCCAGCAGTACGCGCTGTTCCCGCACATGCGGGTCCAGGACAACGTCGCGTTCGGGCTCAAGGCCCGCAAGGTGGCGAAGTCCGAGATCCCCGAGCGGGTCGCCGAGGCGCTCGAACTCGTCGGCATGGCCGCGTACGCCAAGCGCTACCCGCGCGAGCTCTCCGGCGGCCAGCAACAGCGCGTCGCCATCGCCCGCGCGCTCGCGATCCGCCCCGGCGTCCTGCTGCTCGACGAACCGCTCTCCGCGCTCGACGCCCAGCTCCGCTCCGGCATGCTCGCCGAACTGGCGCGCCTGCACCGGGAGTTGCCGGACGTCTCCATCCTGTACGTCACCCATGACCAGGTCGAGGCGCTCACCCTGGCCGACCGGATCGCCGTCATGGACCGGGCCCGGCTCCAGGACTGCGGCACCCCGCAGGACCTCTACCGCCGCCCGCGCACCGAGTTCACCGCCTCGTTCGTCGGCAACGCCAACCTGCTGCCCGTCACCGTCGCCGACGCCGCCGGCCACGTCGACTTCGCCGGGCACCGCCTCTCCGTGCCCACCGGCCAGGTGGCGGGCGGCGTCACCGCCACCCTCTGCGTCCGGCCCCACCTGGTGGGACTCGGCGACGGGCCCAACGCCCTGACCGGGGCGATCACCGAGGTCCAGTGGCGCGGCTCCACCCACCGGCTGTACGTGGACATCGACGGCCACCGCGTCAAGGCCGATCTGCGCGAGCTGCGCGAGACCCCGGCGCTCGGCGACCGGGTCACCCTGCACTTCGCCGCCGAGGACGCGGTGCTGCTGCCGGTGGGTGCGGCGGGGGCGGCCGATGTCTAG
- a CDS encoding DUF3311 domain-containing protein, producing the protein MLRVLKTRPQLLWLLVPYVLYLGALPFVNRVQPVVFGLPFLFVWLLGATLLTPVAVWLTWRGDRR; encoded by the coding sequence GTGCTCAGAGTCCTCAAGACACGTCCGCAGTTGCTGTGGCTGCTGGTCCCCTATGTGCTGTACCTGGGGGCGCTGCCGTTCGTGAACCGGGTCCAGCCGGTGGTGTTCGGGCTGCCGTTCCTCTTCGTGTGGCTGCTGGGGGCGACCCTGCTGACACCCGTGGCGGTATGGCTGACCTGGCGGGGGGACCGCCGGTGA
- a CDS encoding GntR family transcriptional regulator, producing MDYPNDQAPGAPIRSGIPEHGRIPKYYAVKARISLLVDELGEGGALPTERDLALRYEVSRETVRQALRELLLEGRLRRRGRGTVVAGPKLEQPLSLASYTEGVRRQGRRPGRHLIGLDRFPCPEAIATEIGVTRGEPVWHLERVLLADDERVGLESTYVSVARVPELDTRFDPDSSFYAYLHDRLGVSFGDADERIETVLATPREALLIGTPPALPMLLLHRLSRDTEGRPLERVRTLFRGDRFSFTAHLGSRG from the coding sequence GTGGACTACCCGAACGACCAGGCACCTGGCGCACCGATCCGCTCCGGCATCCCGGAGCACGGACGCATCCCCAAGTACTACGCCGTCAAGGCCCGTATCTCGCTCCTGGTGGACGAGTTGGGCGAAGGCGGCGCGCTGCCCACCGAGCGGGATCTCGCCCTGCGGTACGAGGTGTCGCGCGAGACGGTGCGTCAGGCGCTGCGCGAACTCCTGCTGGAGGGGCGGCTGCGCAGGCGGGGGCGGGGCACCGTGGTCGCCGGGCCCAAGCTGGAGCAGCCGCTCTCGCTGGCCAGTTACACCGAGGGCGTCCGCCGCCAGGGCCGGCGGCCCGGCCGTCATCTCATCGGCCTCGACCGCTTCCCCTGCCCGGAGGCCATCGCCACCGAGATCGGGGTCACGCGCGGCGAACCCGTCTGGCACCTGGAGCGCGTGCTGCTCGCCGACGACGAACGGGTCGGCCTGGAGAGCACCTACGTCTCCGTCGCCCGCGTTCCGGAACTGGACACGCGGTTCGACCCGGACTCCTCCTTCTACGCCTACCTCCACGACCGGCTCGGGGTCTCCTTCGGGGACGCGGACGAGCGGATCGAGACCGTGCTGGCGACCCCGCGCGAGGCGCTGCTGATCGGTACGCCGCCCGCGCTGCCGATGCTGCTGCTCCACCGGCTCTCGCGGGACACCGAGGGGCGCCCCCTGGAGCGGGTGCGGACCCTGTTCCGCGGTGACCGGTTCTCCTTCACCGCGCACCTGGGCAGCCGGGGCTGA